A genomic stretch from Desulfotignum balticum DSM 7044 includes:
- a CDS encoding PAS domain-containing sensor histidine kinase, translated as MNFNKTNRFVVSASPWITICISFVLMVIIIFQTIMMYNREKEHVGNHLKEKGAVFIKSFETDVKAGMLSNQAALQRLVEKTASHPDITYLFLVDVSGKILAHNDRKMIGTQISDTALNNPVTEPDGPQWRIVDKQNDTRYFEVYKTLFSTSLQVAEKQRPPDKIQALPMPSALDAENRPVMFIGMDVRPFEQAVTEDLQHNIVMITIVFLVGLAGIISLFWSRKVIRSHRLLQDTRAFAAETIASLPMGIIIVDKRRHIRYMNDTACSLLGINISAVTDKTADEVLPEEIWHLHKIADAHGKGLEKEIVVNSENSGPTPISMMVTNIFDQAGEFLGFLFILKDLSQIRALELKIRRKERLAALGTLASGIAHEVRNPLSSIKGYAGFFGSLFEAGSDNRKAAQLMVEEIDRVDRVISELLEFARPADLQLRPTPPELLIKNSLRIIRHEAQSAGIRVKEKIDVRLPELHLDPDRFSQVLLNLYINAIQSMKHGGDLTVDVSMKREAVLFAVSDTGEGISPEDQPAVFNPYYTTKKKGTGLGLAIVHKIVEGHNGAIWLESAPGKGTTFFVSIPLKKQQRKVP; from the coding sequence ATGAATTTTAATAAAACAAACCGATTCGTGGTTTCTGCCTCCCCATGGATCACCATCTGCATCAGTTTTGTGCTCATGGTGATTATCATTTTTCAGACCATAATGATGTACAATCGCGAGAAAGAGCATGTGGGCAACCATTTAAAAGAAAAAGGTGCTGTATTCATAAAATCTTTTGAAACCGACGTCAAAGCGGGGATGCTGAGCAATCAGGCCGCCTTGCAGAGGTTAGTGGAAAAAACGGCTTCCCACCCTGATATCACATATCTTTTTTTGGTGGACGTATCAGGAAAGATACTGGCCCATAACGATCGGAAAATGATCGGCACACAGATCAGTGACACGGCACTTAATAACCCTGTGACAGAACCTGACGGTCCGCAGTGGCGGATTGTTGATAAACAAAACGATACAAGGTATTTCGAAGTATACAAAACACTTTTTTCCACATCTTTGCAAGTTGCAGAAAAACAAAGACCGCCGGATAAAATACAGGCGTTGCCCATGCCCTCGGCCCTTGATGCTGAAAACAGGCCCGTGATGTTCATTGGCATGGATGTTCGCCCGTTTGAACAGGCTGTTACCGAGGACCTGCAACACAACATTGTGATGATCACCATTGTTTTTCTCGTGGGACTGGCCGGAATTATTTCTTTGTTCTGGTCCCGCAAGGTCATCCGTTCCCACCGGCTGCTGCAGGACACAAGGGCTTTTGCCGCTGAAACCATTGCCAGCCTTCCCATGGGAATCATCATTGTGGATAAGCGCCGGCACATCCGGTATATGAATGATACCGCCTGTTCTCTTCTTGGAATCAATATTTCTGCGGTAACTGACAAGACAGCCGATGAAGTTCTTCCCGAAGAGATCTGGCATCTGCATAAGATTGCCGATGCCCACGGAAAAGGCCTGGAAAAAGAGATCGTTGTCAACTCTGAAAACTCAGGCCCAACCCCCATTTCCATGATGGTTACAAATATATTCGACCAGGCCGGTGAGTTCTTAGGATTTCTCTTTATTTTAAAAGATTTGAGCCAGATCCGGGCCCTGGAGCTGAAAATCAGAAGAAAAGAAAGGCTTGCCGCGCTGGGAACTCTGGCTTCAGGCATTGCACACGAAGTCAGGAACCCCTTAAGTTCCATCAAGGGATATGCCGGTTTTTTCGGCAGCCTGTTCGAAGCGGGCAGTGACAATCGGAAAGCCGCGCAGTTAATGGTTGAAGAAATTGACCGGGTGGACCGGGTCATATCGGAACTACTCGAATTCGCCCGGCCGGCTGATTTGCAGTTACGTCCCACACCGCCGGAGCTGTTGATCAAAAATTCACTGCGCATTATCCGGCATGAGGCCCAAAGCGCCGGCATCCGGGTGAAGGAAAAAATCGACGTCCGGCTTCCTGAACTCCATCTCGATCCGGACCGGTTCAGCCAGGTTTTGCTCAATCTTTATATTAATGCCATCCAGTCCATGAAACATGGCGGAGACCTGACAGTTGATGTCAGTATGAAAAGAGAGGCCGTTCTTTTTGCCGTCTCAGATACTGGGGAAGGGATTTCACCCGAAGACCAGCCCGCGGTATTCAATCCCTATTATACCACCAAAAAAAAGGGAACCGGTCTGGGACTGGCCATTGTCCACAAAATCGTCGAAGGCCATAACGGCGCGATCTGGCTTGAGAGTGCACCGGGAAAGGGAACCACGTTTTTTG
- a CDS encoding SHOCT domain-containing protein, with the protein MDSLKILKTRFARGEITEQEYRKMRDILCKNGTSK; encoded by the coding sequence ATGGATTCTCTGAAAATTTTGAAAACACGGTTTGCCAGAGGGGAGATCACGGAGCAGGAATACCGGAAAATGCGGGACATTCTCTGCAAGAATGGTACATCCAAATGA